A window of the Microbacterium sp. AZCO genome harbors these coding sequences:
- a CDS encoding methyltransferase, protein MPKSVSPDDLMWWLTLAPTLRWTFAKTYADSAPHDYIVAGRTAGITPDEFRRAAHVIHTFGEPGRFWRSTNIYLTHPGIPHRWWTMDADLDDTDLINRAVNDRVYGLQDAPRTFSGGWAEYDAIGTRYDAQRAPEPDFDAALREQIADAFPGPPPRVLDIGCGTGRALDLGITTPDRYTGIDPSQAMLNALVRKHPATRRLIPARWEDVPMSLLAPGYDLVLAVDVPLTAADRERVAMIPAALTLIV, encoded by the coding sequence ATGCCCAAGAGCGTGAGCCCCGATGACCTGATGTGGTGGCTCACCCTCGCACCAACTCTCCGGTGGACGTTCGCCAAGACCTACGCCGACAGCGCCCCGCACGACTACATCGTGGCGGGGCGTACTGCTGGGATCACGCCCGACGAGTTCCGGCGCGCGGCGCACGTCATCCACACGTTCGGCGAGCCGGGGCGGTTCTGGCGGAGCACGAACATCTACCTCACGCACCCGGGCATCCCGCACCGCTGGTGGACGATGGACGCCGACCTCGACGACACCGACCTGATCAACCGGGCCGTGAACGATCGCGTGTACGGCCTGCAGGACGCCCCGCGCACCTTCTCGGGAGGGTGGGCGGAGTACGACGCCATCGGGACGCGTTACGACGCCCAGCGCGCTCCTGAGCCCGATTTCGACGCCGCTCTGCGCGAGCAGATCGCCGACGCCTTCCCCGGCCCTCCTCCGAGGGTGCTCGATATCGGCTGCGGCACCGGCCGCGCGCTCGATCTGGGCATCACGACGCCCGACCGTTACACCGGCATCGACCCCAGCCAGGCGATGCTCAACGCCCTTGTGCGCAAGCATCCCGCCACGCGCCGCCTGATCCCCGCTCGATGGGAGGACGTGCCGATGAGCCTCCTCGCCCCCGGCTACGACCTCGTGCTGGCCGTGGACGTGCCGCTAACGGCCGCCGATCGCGAGCGCGTGGCGATGATCCCCGCCGCGCTCACGCTGATCGTCTGA
- a CDS encoding recombinase family protein, which yields MGKVQLKKAPEGPKIAAIYTRISQDRDNDEDGVKRQEKDCRKLAKRLGYEVPEPFVFRENDVSASTRSKQPRPLYDAMLDAARNGEIQAIVAYSTSRITRRVRELLDLIDLVEKHGTQIHTLQSGDVNVNTADGRGVAITLAAWDAAEAERLGERVARAKAQAVDEGRYRGGRRPYGFQKDGVTIVPHEAEVIVWATNSILEGRSIRALVAELNAKGEKSTSGKKWATNAFRDMVLRPRNAGLISTGQRSHGNFKIRGKAVWPPIVSKKTFKAVEDKLTDPGRRTNPGRYLPSWLGSGVYRCGVVDEHGAECGGMLRVSKKGGTEADPSPERWFYRCPEKAHLAIAQVKLDKYVRDEVADLVNDPDIRAALTPKGVDLAPDREALAILNQRLKRTDRDYDNDLIDGQRHKVKTAKLTADIAVIEKRMAQATQRSTSSPILGARDPGQAFLDAPVDIQRAVIAAVVRVTVVQSRVEDRGKRLTDDLLRARVRIEPAARTEEADAA from the coding sequence GTGGGAAAAGTGCAGCTCAAGAAGGCCCCGGAGGGCCCCAAGATCGCCGCGATCTACACCCGGATTAGTCAGGATCGAGACAACGACGAGGACGGGGTGAAGCGGCAGGAGAAGGACTGCCGCAAGCTCGCCAAGAGGCTCGGGTACGAGGTACCTGAGCCTTTCGTCTTTCGCGAGAACGACGTGTCGGCGAGCACCCGATCGAAGCAGCCGAGGCCGCTCTACGACGCGATGCTGGACGCCGCCCGCAACGGCGAGATCCAGGCGATCGTCGCCTACTCGACCAGCCGGATCACGCGCCGGGTGCGTGAGCTCCTCGACCTCATCGACCTCGTGGAGAAGCACGGCACCCAGATCCACACGCTGCAGTCGGGCGACGTGAATGTGAACACCGCCGATGGTCGCGGCGTGGCGATCACTCTGGCCGCGTGGGATGCCGCCGAGGCCGAGCGGCTGGGGGAGCGCGTGGCGCGCGCCAAGGCTCAGGCGGTCGACGAGGGCCGGTATCGAGGCGGCCGTCGACCGTACGGCTTCCAGAAGGACGGCGTGACGATCGTCCCGCACGAGGCCGAGGTGATCGTGTGGGCCACCAACTCGATCCTCGAAGGTCGGTCCATCCGCGCTCTCGTGGCCGAGCTCAACGCCAAGGGCGAGAAGTCGACCTCGGGCAAGAAGTGGGCCACCAACGCCTTCCGCGACATGGTGCTGAGGCCCCGCAACGCGGGCCTCATCTCGACGGGCCAGCGGAGCCACGGCAACTTCAAGATCCGAGGCAAGGCGGTGTGGCCGCCGATCGTCTCGAAGAAGACGTTCAAGGCGGTCGAGGACAAGCTGACCGACCCCGGCCGGCGCACCAACCCGGGCAGGTACCTGCCGAGCTGGCTCGGCTCGGGCGTCTACCGCTGCGGCGTCGTCGACGAGCACGGCGCCGAGTGCGGCGGGATGCTGCGGGTCTCCAAGAAGGGCGGCACCGAGGCCGACCCCAGCCCGGAGCGGTGGTTCTACCGCTGCCCCGAGAAGGCGCACCTGGCCATCGCTCAGGTGAAGCTCGACAAGTACGTGCGGGACGAGGTGGCCGACCTCGTGAACGATCCCGACATCCGCGCCGCGCTCACGCCGAAGGGTGTCGACCTCGCGCCCGACCGGGAAGCCCTCGCGATCCTGAATCAGCGGCTGAAGCGCACCGATCGCGACTACGACAACGACCTGATCGACGGCCAGCGGCACAAGGTCAAGACCGCGAAGCTCACAGCCGATATTGCCGTGATCGAGAAGCGCATGGCGCAGGCCACCCAGCGCAGCACCTCGAGCCCGATCCTCGGCGCACGCGACCCGGGCCAGGCGTTCCTCGACGCGCCGGTAGACATCCAGCGCGCCGTGATCGCCGCCGTGGTGCGGGTGACCGTGGTGCAGAGCCGCGTCGAGGACCGCGGCAAGCGCCTGACCGACGACCTGCTGAGAGCGCGCGTGCGGATCGAGCCAGCCGCCCGCACCGAGGAGGCGGACGCCGCCTGA
- a CDS encoding ATPase, T2SS/T4P/T4SS family yields the protein MSPVLSAAPAVVVAERVRERLRAERADPARDPEYAAQIVRAEVRRHNDFALARGLAPVDDEAACVREVLASVAGYGPLQAYLDDPTVEELWINAPDRVFIAREGVAERVPLALTDVQVRDLVERMLHASGRRVDLSQPFVDASLPDGSRLHVVIPDITRRHWSVNVRKFLPAFRDLDRLVAAGSLAPSGADLLRGAMRDGRSILVSGATHAGKTKPDIMAPWEKCSSRRPRRAPRSPRSTPGLVRIETTTRTG from the coding sequence GTGTCTCCCGTCCTCTCCGCCGCGCCGGCCGTCGTCGTCGCCGAGCGGGTGCGCGAGCGGCTTCGGGCAGAGCGTGCCGACCCGGCGCGTGACCCCGAGTACGCGGCGCAGATCGTGCGCGCGGAGGTGCGCCGGCACAATGACTTCGCCCTCGCGCGAGGCCTCGCGCCGGTCGACGACGAGGCGGCCTGCGTGCGCGAGGTGCTCGCATCCGTCGCCGGCTATGGGCCGCTGCAGGCATACCTCGACGATCCGACCGTCGAGGAGCTCTGGATCAACGCGCCCGACCGCGTCTTCATCGCGCGCGAGGGCGTTGCGGAGCGGGTTCCCCTCGCGCTGACCGACGTGCAGGTGCGGGATCTGGTCGAGCGGATGCTGCACGCCAGCGGTCGCCGGGTGGACTTGAGCCAGCCCTTCGTCGACGCGTCACTCCCGGACGGGAGCCGCCTACACGTCGTCATCCCCGACATCACGCGGCGGCACTGGTCGGTGAACGTGCGCAAATTCCTGCCGGCCTTCCGCGACCTCGACCGGCTCGTCGCCGCGGGCTCCCTGGCTCCGTCCGGTGCGGACCTGCTCCGGGGCGCGATGCGCGACGGGCGCAGCATCCTGGTCTCCGGAGCGACCCACGCGGGGAAGACGAAACCTGATATTATGGCACCGTGGGAAAAGTGCAGCTCAAGAAGGCCCCGGAGGGCCCCAAGATCGCCGCGATCTACACCCGGATTAGTCAGGATCGAGACAACGACGAGGACGGGGTGA
- a CDS encoding PLDc N-terminal domain-containing protein: MTHTKRELTPPQQVGAGILGLLQVAFAFLAAWDLWHRPDRDVRGSKWAWGAGLLVNWIGPAAYFLFGIKHENR; this comes from the coding sequence ATGACCCACACGAAGCGCGAACTCACCCCGCCCCAGCAGGTCGGCGCCGGCATTCTCGGGCTCCTGCAGGTCGCCTTCGCCTTCCTCGCCGCGTGGGACCTGTGGCACCGCCCCGACCGCGACGTGCGCGGGAGCAAGTGGGCGTGGGGCGCCGGGCTGCTGGTGAACTGGATCGGGCCTGCGGCCTACTTCCTCTTCGGCATCAAGCACGAGAACCGCTGA
- a CDS encoding alpha/beta hydrolase-fold protein, which translates to MNGSGRWGDARNPAGGQMDAILALPIIGGPLPWIVYGLAAAIAVALLIRRPTPRWILAASIGIVAGLALAFCAYLLADLTDAFGTALPLPVLWWCIPAFAGLGLSIASFWGAAVWRKIVAALGILVFPLVGIIGINAYYGLNPTLGSLFGVDPSDPIAVPTPTGTAAGAPSKPLYETWRAPAGMPAKGETGTQVIPATASGFDARPAGIYLPPAALVKEAPALPLVILMMGYPGNPDPSYVGQVLDAYAAKNEGLAPIVVVADQIGPSGNDPTCADSKAYGNAETYIKTDVVNWAKQNLHIIDDPKYWVLAGYSNGGGCAAKYVAQEPGVWKSLLDISGEEYPGSEDVDNAVAQVFGGDQAAFEASKPINIMKANPGKYSDVTGVFTVGGNDPSFIPGAEAVSAAAKDAGMQVTYYVVPGAGHVVDALLGGLEKGFEVLYPVLGLSAQ; encoded by the coding sequence ATGAACGGCAGCGGGCGCTGGGGGGATGCCCGGAATCCGGCCGGGGGCCAGATGGATGCGATTCTCGCGCTGCCGATCATCGGCGGGCCGCTTCCCTGGATCGTCTACGGACTCGCCGCCGCGATCGCGGTGGCACTCCTCATCCGCCGGCCGACGCCGCGATGGATCCTCGCCGCATCGATCGGGATCGTGGCCGGTCTCGCGCTCGCGTTCTGCGCCTATCTCCTGGCGGATCTGACCGACGCCTTCGGGACGGCGCTTCCGCTTCCCGTCCTGTGGTGGTGCATCCCCGCCTTCGCAGGCCTCGGGCTCTCGATCGCGAGCTTCTGGGGCGCGGCTGTCTGGCGCAAGATCGTGGCCGCGCTCGGCATCCTCGTCTTCCCCCTCGTCGGTATCATCGGCATCAACGCCTACTACGGGCTCAATCCGACGCTCGGCAGTCTCTTCGGCGTCGACCCGAGCGACCCCATCGCGGTCCCTACTCCCACGGGAACCGCCGCCGGCGCTCCCTCGAAGCCGCTCTACGAGACGTGGCGGGCACCCGCCGGCATGCCCGCGAAGGGCGAGACCGGCACGCAGGTCATACCCGCGACGGCATCCGGCTTCGATGCTCGCCCCGCCGGCATCTACCTGCCGCCCGCGGCGCTCGTGAAGGAGGCGCCGGCTCTCCCGCTCGTCATCTTGATGATGGGTTATCCGGGCAATCCAGACCCGTCATACGTCGGCCAGGTCCTCGACGCGTACGCGGCGAAGAACGAGGGCCTCGCACCGATCGTCGTCGTGGCGGATCAGATCGGACCCTCCGGCAACGATCCGACCTGCGCGGACTCGAAGGCCTACGGCAACGCCGAGACGTACATCAAGACCGACGTGGTGAACTGGGCGAAGCAGAACCTGCACATCATCGACGACCCGAAGTACTGGGTGCTCGCGGGGTACTCGAACGGCGGAGGATGTGCGGCGAAGTACGTCGCGCAGGAGCCGGGCGTCTGGAAGAGCCTCCTCGACATCTCGGGCGAGGAGTATCCCGGATCGGAGGACGTCGACAACGCGGTGGCGCAGGTCTTCGGCGGCGATCAGGCTGCGTTCGAGGCGTCCAAGCCGATCAACATCATGAAGGCGAACCCCGGGAAGTACTCCGATGTCACGGGTGTCTTCACGGTGGGCGGGAACGACCCGTCCTTCATCCCGGGCGCGGAGGCCGTCTCGGCGGCCGCGAAGGATGCGGGAATGCAGGTGACGTACTACGTCGTCCCCGGCGCGGGGCACGTCGTCGATGCACTCCTCGGCGGCCTCGAGAAGGGCTTCGAGGTGCTCTATCCCGTGCTCGGCCTCTCGGCGCAGTGA
- a CDS encoding DedA family protein, which produces MHSIALIPWLDPGYIIDAAGPWALLVVCFIVFAETGLLVGFLLPGDTLLVISGLLTHTSDIFGINIWLVALLIALAAFIGGEVGYFIGHKGGPAVFERKESGLFSRKNVERTNMFFEKYGPLTVIMARFVPIVRTFAPVAAGVGHMPWRRYTLYNLIGALLWGFGLVMLGYAIGYIPWIADMVTRYIDVILLGVVVLTAAITIWHYFQERAKAKREAAAEPDAAPLALDTEVFEPGREHRHGDATPPAPAP; this is translated from the coding sequence GTGCACAGCATCGCCCTCATCCCCTGGCTCGATCCTGGGTACATCATCGACGCCGCCGGTCCGTGGGCGCTGCTGGTGGTCTGCTTCATCGTGTTCGCCGAGACGGGCCTGCTGGTCGGGTTCCTGCTCCCGGGCGACACGCTCCTCGTCATCTCGGGCCTTCTGACCCACACGAGCGACATCTTCGGCATCAACATCTGGCTCGTCGCGCTGCTCATCGCGCTCGCGGCGTTCATCGGCGGCGAAGTGGGCTACTTCATCGGGCACAAGGGCGGTCCCGCGGTGTTCGAGCGCAAGGAATCGGGTCTGTTCAGCCGCAAGAACGTCGAACGCACGAACATGTTCTTCGAGAAGTACGGTCCGCTCACGGTGATCATGGCGCGCTTCGTGCCGATCGTCCGCACGTTCGCGCCGGTCGCCGCCGGCGTCGGTCACATGCCGTGGCGCCGCTACACGCTCTACAACCTCATCGGCGCCCTGCTCTGGGGCTTCGGCTTGGTCATGCTCGGCTATGCGATCGGCTACATCCCCTGGATCGCCGACATGGTCACCCGGTACATCGACGTCATCCTGCTCGGCGTGGTCGTCCTCACCGCGGCCATCACGATCTGGCACTACTTCCAGGAGCGCGCGAAGGCGAAGCGCGAGGCCGCGGCGGAGCCCGATGCGGCGCCGCTCGCGCTCGACACCGAGGTCTTCGAGCCCGGCCGCGAGCACCGGCACGGCGACGCCACTCCCCCGGCACCCGCCCCGTAG
- a CDS encoding Ku protein, with the protein MRAIWKGALTFGLVNVPVKVYAATEDHDVSLHQVHNKDGGRIRYQRICEIDGEVVPFQDIDKAYDDGEKTVVLTKDDLASLPAERSREIDVVEFVPTEQVDLLTLDRAYYLEPDSASPKAYVLLRKTLEQTDRTAIVRFSLRQKTRLAALRVRGDVLVLQTLLWADEVREANFPALDESVRISAKELELSASLVESFASDFDPEQFTDEYQEELRTLIEAKLEKGDALDTSETFGEQEEEAGGEVIDLMAALRASVERSRAARAGGADEKPKDTAASKKAPAKAAAKSAAKPVAKKKASKAS; encoded by the coding sequence ATGAGAGCGATCTGGAAGGGCGCCCTGACCTTCGGCCTCGTCAATGTGCCCGTCAAGGTGTATGCCGCGACGGAGGATCACGACGTCTCGCTGCACCAGGTGCACAACAAGGACGGCGGCCGCATCCGCTATCAGCGCATCTGCGAGATCGACGGCGAGGTCGTTCCCTTCCAGGACATCGACAAGGCCTATGACGACGGCGAGAAGACCGTTGTGCTCACGAAGGACGACCTCGCCTCGCTTCCGGCCGAGCGCAGTCGCGAGATCGACGTGGTCGAGTTCGTGCCCACCGAACAGGTCGATCTGCTGACCCTCGACCGGGCGTACTACCTCGAACCCGACTCGGCCTCGCCCAAGGCGTACGTGCTCCTGCGCAAGACGCTGGAGCAGACCGACCGCACCGCGATCGTCCGCTTCTCACTGAGGCAGAAGACCCGCCTCGCGGCGCTGCGCGTGCGCGGCGACGTGCTGGTCCTGCAGACGCTGCTGTGGGCCGACGAGGTGCGCGAGGCGAACTTCCCGGCGCTCGACGAGTCCGTGCGGATCTCGGCGAAGGAGCTCGAGCTGTCCGCATCCCTCGTCGAGAGCTTCGCGAGCGACTTCGATCCCGAGCAGTTCACCGACGAGTATCAGGAGGAGCTGCGCACCCTCATCGAGGCCAAGCTCGAGAAGGGCGATGCGCTCGACACGTCCGAGACCTTCGGCGAGCAGGAGGAAGAGGCCGGCGGCGAGGTCATCGACCTGATGGCGGCCCTCCGTGCCTCGGTCGAACGCTCGCGCGCGGCACGGGCGGGCGGCGCGGACGAGAAGCCGAAGGACACGGCGGCGTCCAAGAAGGCGCCCGCCAAGGCGGCCGCGAAGAGCGCCGCCAAGCCGGTGGCGAAGAAGAAGGCCTCGAAGGCCTCCTGA
- a CDS encoding ATP-dependent DNA ligase — MPGKDSGAEQQVRIGGRRLRLTNLGKVLYPETGTTKAEVIDYYTRIATTMIPHVIGRPVTRKRWPDGVGTAEHPGQAFFAKDLEPGAPSWVHRMPIPHSGGPKDYPLAADVPTIVYLAQVASLELHVPQWRFTPAGERGDADRLVLDLDPGPGVGLPECAEVARWAREILGHMGLDPYPVTSGSKGIQLYSALPPGQSSEAASTLAHELARAIEADHPDLVVSSMKKSIRGGRVLIDWSQNNGSKTTIAPYSLRGRPHPTVAVPRTWEELDDPGLRHLLFDEVLERIEQIGDPLSPLGFHAGGRTADEGPLSTYISMRSPDRTPEPVPSNPAAAVRSTDELPTFVIQEHHATALHWDFRLERDGVLVSWAVPRGVPHSYKRNNLAIQTEDHPMEYASFEGTIPVGEYGGGSVTIWDDGRYELEKWRDDEIIFTAEGRPGGPLGRVRLAFIRTEDRGGPKSSWLLHRMKTDAAGRVQPDGIVVEPTPQADEPQPVTRRRAPASAPPRSEKPQPHVQRTVEELLEAAPSADWPPTQADLKPMLSTTASPERARADARQWGDPAWAEAKWDGIRAVGVWDGASLRLWARSGNESTMKYPEITEGDPGLGDEPCVVDGELVALENGRPSFALLQTRMNLVGAGDIARVAKRTPVHYYLFDVLVARGKDVTNLALTDRRRILEDVAAGTSASIVVPPVFDDVDAALDASRRFDLEGIVVKDPRSPYRRGIRSDSSLKVKLTRTQEVVIAGIRPGQGGRASTFGSLLLGINGPEGLTYSGRVGTGFSDQTLRALQQQLAPLHSDENPLVGVPALDARGVQWVRPELVAEVEFGEFTPSGILRHPRWRGLRPDKRPEDVVREP; from the coding sequence ATGCCCGGGAAGGACAGCGGCGCGGAGCAGCAGGTGCGCATCGGCGGCAGACGCCTGCGCCTGACGAACCTGGGCAAGGTGCTGTATCCCGAGACGGGGACGACCAAGGCCGAGGTCATCGACTACTACACCCGCATCGCGACGACGATGATCCCGCACGTCATCGGCCGGCCGGTCACGCGCAAGCGCTGGCCCGACGGCGTGGGCACGGCGGAGCATCCCGGGCAGGCGTTCTTCGCGAAGGATCTCGAGCCCGGCGCCCCGTCCTGGGTGCACAGGATGCCCATCCCCCACTCGGGCGGGCCGAAGGACTATCCGCTCGCCGCCGACGTGCCGACGATCGTCTACCTCGCGCAGGTCGCGAGCCTCGAGCTGCACGTGCCGCAGTGGCGGTTCACCCCGGCCGGCGAGCGCGGCGACGCGGACCGGCTCGTGCTCGACCTCGACCCCGGGCCCGGCGTCGGACTTCCCGAGTGCGCCGAGGTCGCCCGCTGGGCGCGCGAGATCCTCGGGCACATGGGACTCGACCCCTACCCCGTCACGAGCGGCAGCAAGGGCATCCAGCTGTACTCCGCGCTCCCGCCCGGACAGTCGAGCGAAGCCGCCTCCACGCTCGCGCACGAGCTCGCCCGGGCGATCGAGGCCGACCACCCCGACCTCGTCGTGAGCAGCATGAAGAAGTCGATCCGCGGCGGCCGCGTGCTCATCGACTGGAGCCAGAACAACGGCTCGAAGACGACGATCGCGCCCTACTCGCTGCGCGGGCGACCCCATCCGACTGTCGCGGTGCCCCGCACGTGGGAGGAGCTCGACGACCCGGGCCTGCGCCACCTCCTCTTCGACGAGGTGCTCGAGCGCATCGAGCAGATCGGCGATCCGCTGTCTCCGCTCGGCTTCCACGCCGGCGGCCGCACCGCCGACGAGGGCCCCCTGAGCACGTACATCTCGATGCGCTCCCCCGATCGCACACCTGAGCCGGTGCCGTCCAATCCCGCTGCCGCGGTGCGGTCGACCGACGAGCTGCCCACCTTCGTCATCCAGGAGCATCACGCGACGGCTCTCCACTGGGACTTCCGACTCGAGCGCGACGGCGTCCTCGTCAGCTGGGCCGTCCCTCGCGGCGTGCCGCACTCGTACAAGCGCAACAACCTCGCGATCCAGACCGAGGATCACCCGATGGAGTACGCATCCTTCGAAGGCACCATCCCCGTCGGCGAGTACGGCGGCGGATCGGTGACCATCTGGGACGACGGCCGGTACGAGCTCGAGAAGTGGCGCGACGACGAGATCATCTTCACGGCCGAAGGCCGCCCGGGCGGTCCCCTGGGCCGGGTGCGCCTCGCCTTCATCCGCACCGAGGACAGGGGCGGGCCGAAGTCGAGCTGGCTGCTGCATCGGATGAAGACGGATGCCGCGGGCCGCGTGCAGCCGGACGGCATCGTCGTGGAACCCACACCCCAGGCGGATGAGCCGCAGCCGGTCACCCGCCGACGCGCACCCGCCTCGGCCCCGCCGAGGTCGGAAAAGCCGCAACCGCACGTCCAGCGGACCGTCGAGGAGCTGCTCGAGGCGGCGCCGAGCGCCGACTGGCCGCCCACCCAGGCCGACCTCAAGCCCATGCTCTCCACGACGGCCTCTCCCGAGCGCGCGAGGGCGGATGCCCGGCAGTGGGGCGACCCGGCGTGGGCGGAGGCGAAGTGGGACGGAATCCGAGCCGTCGGCGTCTGGGACGGCGCGTCGCTGCGCCTGTGGGCGCGCAGCGGCAACGAGAGCACGATGAAGTACCCCGAGATCACCGAGGGGGACCCTGGTCTCGGTGACGAGCCGTGCGTCGTCGACGGGGAGCTCGTCGCCCTCGAGAACGGGCGCCCCAGCTTCGCTCTGCTGCAGACGCGCATGAACCTCGTGGGCGCCGGCGACATCGCCCGCGTCGCGAAGCGGACACCGGTGCACTACTACCTGTTCGACGTCCTGGTCGCGCGCGGGAAGGACGTCACGAACCTGGCCCTCACGGATCGCCGACGCATCCTGGAAGACGTCGCCGCGGGCACCAGCGCCTCCATCGTCGTGCCGCCGGTCTTCGACGACGTGGATGCCGCCCTCGACGCGAGCCGCCGGTTCGACCTCGAGGGCATCGTGGTGAAGGACCCCCGATCGCCGTATCGACGCGGCATCCGCTCCGACTCGTCGCTCAAGGTGAAGCTGACCCGCACGCAGGAGGTCGTGATCGCCGGGATCCGCCCGGGCCAGGGCGGCAGGGCCTCGACCTTCGGCTCGCTGCTGCTCGGCATCAACGGACCCGAAGGACTGACCTATTCGGGGCGCGTCGGCACGGGCTTCAGCGACCAGACGCTGCGCGCCCTCCAGCAGCAGCTGGCCCCGCTGCACTCCGACGAGAATCCGCTCGTGGGGGTGCCCGCGCTCGACGCGCGCGGTGTGCAGTGGGTGCGGCCCGAGCTCGTCGCGGAGGTCGAGTTCGGCGAGTTCACGCCGTCGGGTATCCTTCGACACCCGCGCTGGCGGGGCCTGCGACCCGACAAGCGCCCGGAGGACGTCGTCCGAGAGCCGTGA
- a CDS encoding cation diffusion facilitator family transporter yields MHDHAPRGIRGAGARRLLAISLGITALVMVVQIVGSILSGSLALLADAAHMFTDAAALVIALIASSVAARPADDRRTFGYQRAEVLGALVNGVILIVLSIWVAVEAIQRLVNPGGVEVEGGLMLVVAIVGLIANGVAMWLLSAAQRTSINVRGAYLEVLGDMLGSAAVIVAAIVVIATGWVQADAVASLLIAAMIVPRAVGLLREVVSVLTESSPDNVHVQEIRRHIVSTPGVVDVHDVHVWQLTRGAPVFTAHVVVDPETLRDGRSGELLEQLQGCLTKHFDVDHSTFQLEPSGHVEHDAHA; encoded by the coding sequence ATGCACGACCACGCGCCCCGAGGCATCCGAGGAGCAGGCGCCCGCCGCCTCCTCGCGATCTCGCTCGGAATCACGGCGCTCGTCATGGTGGTGCAGATCGTCGGCTCGATCCTGTCCGGATCGCTCGCACTCCTCGCCGATGCGGCGCACATGTTCACCGACGCGGCGGCCCTCGTCATCGCGCTCATCGCCTCATCCGTCGCGGCGCGGCCCGCCGACGATCGGCGCACGTTCGGCTATCAGCGTGCCGAAGTGCTCGGGGCGCTGGTCAACGGCGTCATCCTCATCGTGCTGTCGATCTGGGTCGCGGTGGAGGCGATCCAGCGCCTGGTGAACCCGGGCGGCGTCGAGGTCGAGGGCGGGCTCATGCTGGTCGTCGCGATCGTGGGCCTGATCGCCAACGGTGTCGCGATGTGGCTCCTGAGCGCCGCGCAGAGAACCAGCATCAACGTCCGCGGCGCCTACCTCGAGGTGCTCGGCGACATGCTCGGATCGGCGGCGGTCATCGTGGCGGCGATCGTCGTCATCGCCACGGGCTGGGTGCAGGCGGACGCCGTGGCATCCCTCCTCATCGCGGCGATGATCGTGCCGCGCGCCGTGGGACTGCTTCGCGAGGTCGTCTCGGTGCTGACCGAGTCGTCGCCCGACAACGTGCACGTGCAGGAGATCCGCCGGCACATCGTCTCGACCCCCGGCGTCGTCGACGTGCACGACGTGCACGTCTGGCAGCTCACGCGGGGCGCCCCCGTCTTCACGGCGCACGTCGTCGTCGACCCCGAGACCCTGCGCGATGGGCGGTCGGGGGAGCTGCTCGAGCAGCTGCAGGGATGCCTCACGAAGCACTTCGACGTCGATCACTCGACGTTCCAGCTCGAGCCGTCCGGGCACGTCGAGCACGACGCGCACGCCTGA
- the rdgB gene encoding RdgB/HAM1 family non-canonical purine NTP pyrophosphatase produces MSKGRQVVLATHNPHKVEEFQAIVAATRPDLEVVGYDGPEPVEDGTTFAENALIKARAAAAHTGLPALADDSGICVDVLGGSPGVFSAYWAGHAKDAAANLTLLLDQVSDIRDPHRSARFVSTIALVGPQGEEHVVEGVWPGRLARAASGAGGFGYDPIFIPDGQPDGAERTVGEWSAAEKNEASHRARAFRALAPLLTAL; encoded by the coding sequence ATGTCGAAGGGTCGGCAGGTCGTGCTCGCGACGCACAACCCGCACAAGGTCGAGGAGTTCCAGGCCATCGTCGCGGCGACGCGGCCCGACCTCGAGGTCGTCGGGTACGACGGCCCGGAGCCCGTCGAAGACGGCACGACGTTCGCCGAGAACGCCCTCATCAAGGCTCGTGCCGCCGCCGCGCACACGGGGCTGCCGGCACTGGCCGACGACTCGGGCATCTGCGTCGACGTGCTCGGGGGATCGCCGGGCGTGTTCTCGGCGTACTGGGCAGGACACGCGAAGGATGCCGCGGCCAACCTGACACTGCTGCTCGACCAGGTCTCCGACATCCGCGACCCCCACCGCTCGGCCCGGTTCGTTTCGACGATCGCGCTCGTCGGCCCGCAGGGCGAGGAGCACGTCGTGGAGGGCGTGTGGCCCGGCCGGCTCGCGAGGGCGGCGTCGGGCGCGGGCGGATTCGGCTACGACCCGATCTTCATCCCCGACGGTCAGCCCGACGGCGCCGAGCGCACCGTCGGTGAATGGTCCGCCGCGGAGAAGAACGAGGCGTCCCACCGGGCTCGCGCGTTCCGCGCTCTCGCGCCGCTGCTGACGGCGCTGTAA